AACAGTTTAGAGGCAGCCATCGCCATGCATGCACACAGACCTTGGAATAAGTAGATAGCTAGTTACCTTCTCAGTCTGTAAGCTCACATGGGTACCATATCTGCAGTAAGTCACAAAGTGCTCGCAGTTGTCCCACAGCAGGCTATAAGTTGTGGTTCCCACCAGTTTTTCAGCCCTCTGGGCCACTTCTTCATTAGAAAGAGGATTATTTCGGAAATGCAGGTCCATTGCATTAATCAATATATTTGCACCATAAGCAAAATCCTGCACATTGTCGACTCGCACACTTGCCTTTTTAGCTAGCACTCCAGCTATCAATCTCTTGTTGGTAACAACTTTCTCAACGTGTTCCTGTTTGCATGTTAGAGCTGGAAGGATGTCCGGAATCAAATGTGCAACTCGATTGTTTCCAAGGTAGATGCCAAAATGGACAAAGAGAGTGCGAGAAACTTCCAGAAGATCCCCTCTTTTATAGAGTGAGGTCTCATACACGTTGCCATTCTTGTCTGTGACTGAAGTGCACTTTGGTTTTACAAAGAATAACATCTTGTCCAAAAGAAATGACAGTACACCCAAGAGTGGATTCTTCATGGTCGGTAGCTGCTTGCTCATTTA
Above is a window of Dendropsophus ebraccatus isolate aDenEbr1 chromosome 7, aDenEbr1.pat, whole genome shotgun sequence DNA encoding:
- the LOC138797920 gene encoding lecithin retinol acyltransferase-like isoform X2; amino-acid sequence: MSKQLPTMKNPLLGVLSFLLDKMLFFVKPKCTSVTDKNGNVYETSLYKRGDLLEVSRTLFVHFGIYLGNNRVAHLIPDILPALTCKQEHVEKVVTNKRLIAGVLAKKASVRVDNVQDFAYGANILINAMDLHFRNNPLSNEEVAQRAEKLVGTTTYSLLWDNCEHFVTYCRYGTHVSLQTEKFCDIVKKIIRDQRSVLVSAALGMVLTLCVGVGPFTALPSFLITFTLWMAS